A window of Pyrus communis chromosome 3, drPyrComm1.1, whole genome shotgun sequence genomic DNA:
TTCCATACAACTGAATGCTGACATTCGGTCAAAATCCCCTGGAATTGACATGAATGCTGAACCCCCTGCTTCTGTTGCTCCCAAGCCTGCTCCATCACAATCCTCGAAAGAACAAACAGCTGGAATTGCTGCTTCTGCACCCACCACCGCCTTGATACAACAAACATCTAAAGAAAAAACAGATGGAACCATCGCTTCTGCAGCCACTGGGGTCAATGACGTATTTTGGGAACAGTTCTTAACAGAGAATCCTGGTACGTCGGAAGCACAGGAAGTTCTGATCGAAAGAAAGGATTCCGATGGTAAAAAGAATGACAGCAAACCTGGTGATCATGGTATGTTGTGGTGGAATATGAGGAATGTAAATAACCTTACAGAACAGATGGGGCATCTTACTCCAGTAGAGAAAACCTGATATTACTAGTTCTTTTATTCAGGTATAAATTTAGGTATGAATACTTTGTTCTGGCTATATATAGATATTCTGTGTTTGAGTTCATTTTCTTCCTGATTATCTTTATATTCTAATTACTATTCTTATACCTATAAACTAATATAACAtcgtttaattatttttatgtaagaaTTTTACGTGCTTTTAATCTCGCTCTCCTTATGATGCCCATGTACGTTAATCAACAATTCACAGATTTTCATCCACGTTAACTTTTGTTATTAGACAATTTGCTGCGCTTCATATGGCTGTGCACATGAGTCTGTTAACCCAGTTGCCTTGAAGTTCAATGATCTTAATTCTGTTTCATTCCAACTGGGCATCTGGTGTTTGGTTGACTTGATAGTTCAACGAAGGGTCTTCAGCTCGAGTAATTGCTTCTTTTTCTATAGAATTTATATTCTTCGCTGAGGATATCTTCATGTGACACGACTAGTTGTGGGAAATACATACTTCTGAACTCATATGAAATGATTGTTTACAGCCTTATTATGCATCTGCTGTTTTGATGAAGTTCTCTGTGGTTGTAGGTTCCTCTCGATAAGTAGCATTTTTACTTTTGATTTGAAGAACCGTATGAATTTTTGCGGGGTTTGAAGATTGAAACTGGGTTTTACCACCTTAATCTTCCCCGCATTTGTGCATCTTACACACATTGTAATTCTACATTTGCATTGCTTAGTTGACTTTCACAAATTTTGAAGCAGTAAGAGCAATTAGAATTAGAAAAGTAGTAGTGTTATCTACTTTACAAGTTTTGCTATCATTAGCTAAAGAGAAATTAGTCACTGCCATATTGTTCATGCTGTAGTTCAGTACCGACACAGGTCCGGTTCATGACAAACCATACCTGCCGGAATACCTTGATGATGAGATCATGGTATTCGTCGGAATTCAAGGTTAGGTAACAAGCCAAGAGCTCTTCCAGATCCTCCGGCTGGGTTATCTTTTTCTCCACAATCATCTCAACCATGGAGTCTCTGAAGTCCTTCTGTGGGTCGAACGAGCACTTCACCACTGCAAAGCTGTTCAACCCTGTTCTTACCTGCTGTACCGCTCTCTCCTGAGCCTCACTTTCAGTCTTCAGTTTGGCCTTCGTCATGTCTTCGAGAGCCTTTACTTTGCAGATTTCGACCCTTGAAGCTGTCCGCGGAGAACAAACTCTGACCTTGCAACTCCTCCTTGTCCTTCTCCTCTGCAATTCCCTGCTTATGTAGAGAGATTTCCGGTGCTTCTCGCTCTTCGACTTCACGTGTTCCATCTTCCTTTCTTTCAATCTCTGCCAATCTGAACTCTGTTTTTCTTCTGCAGTCTCCGGGTTCAAAGCTTCTTCCTCAATTGTTTCCAGACCAGAAGTTCTCGAATTCCATGAAGGTAAATCTTGATTCTTTACTGCTGCTAACATTTCCAGTACATCATTTCTCACAGAAGCTGTTGATCTGTCTTCTTTCTTAACCGCTTCTCGTTCGAATTCCTCCTTTCCGAAAACTCCTTCGTTCTTCATCCATTTCGAGTCTTTCGCAGTCACAGGTTTATGCATGCCCATCAACTTCTGAGACCCTTCTCTTCCCTCCACTTTTCTACCACTCTTTTGAAACCCTCCACAAATGGATTTCCGAACGTCAAACTCATCATCCGAATCGTACCGCACCGACCTCAAAACCCCCCTGTTATTCCCTTCAGCACTATCTTCCCCAAAAGACAGCCTCCAAAACGCATCATCCTCGTCATCATCCGCGCCATGAAACCTCCCACCACCATGACTACCACACCTCGGCAAATCCAAAGGTGCAGAATTCTGCTTCTCTTTCCAGTTTCCCTTCCCGGGTTTCGGTTCCGAAttcccactcttgtgcttgaACTTGGAAAGCCATGAACTTGGAAAGACATGAGAGATCAGAGAAGgctttgaagaagaagaagaagaagaagaagaagaagtagggGGATGCTTTTGCTTTTTGGTACCCCACTTCATGATTAAATTCCACCGAAAATCTGAATTCCAAAAGGGAATTTGGACTGTTTGGAGTTGCAGAGAAGGAAGATTGATCAAGTTGTAGGGCTGTAGGAGCTTAGAGGAAGGAGGGACGGACGGTTAATAGGAACGTGGGTGGGTGTGGGCAACGGGTAGTGTTTTTCTGGAtttgtttttcaaaagaaaGGCCCGCCCTAAATCTTGTGACCACTCACCCACTTTTTCCCTACTTTTGTGCCTTCTTTTTTGGGATAAAAAGGAGAAGCAATTATGTGTTGTCTCTGCCCATCATAGCATATTAGCATTAACCTCGCCAcaaattggagagattttttccTGTACCGGAAACATGACCAAGTGTCGTAGatacttgaaaataaaaaatcaatcacttatattataatatttgatgTACTGGACGGTGTTTCTTGTatactgaaaattttctccacaaATTGGAGCGGCTTCACATTCATTAATGCATGAAAACTATATATTCTTGAATTTGATTTGCTATAGAACAATTCATTTATTACAACTTATTACAAAGTTAGAAACTAACTCAACTGAAAGCAAGTTGATGAGCAATTATGTGGTTAGAAAGGAGAAAACTTGTGTAGACAGTCAGATCACGTGTATTATTGAACTTTTATAGTCAAACGAacatcaatttttttctctCGTGATCAAAGACTATTTAGTGTATACAATGATATAGAGCTCACTTTGATGACTAAGTGTAACTGTTTGGAAAAATTCTTGAGTGTTTCTGATTCTAAATAACTATGCATTCGTTTCTATCATCACGTGACTAAAGACACATATAGGATTAAATATGAATTGTGAGATTGCATGCTTAATCAGGTTTTTCCATTGTCGTAGACATTTACTAGGGTTTTTTAATACAACATTATGAGGGGatggaaaattgaaatattCTACCAAACGGGCACATGTGacataattaattatcaaactCGTCACCTATAATTACACGttgtccatttatttatttctgtgtgttttgggttttgtttggggCACCCATATCCGTTTGTCCTTTTTATTCCTACTTTTTGCTTTGTTGCTTTGTCTTTGGTCCTGAGTTTTGAGTCTTTCTATTCAGTTTGGTCAAAAAGATTAGTACAGTGGGCCACTGG
This region includes:
- the LOC137730221 gene encoding transcription repressor OFP5-like — its product is MKWGTKKQKHPPTSSSSSSSSSSKPSLISHVFPSSWLSKFKHKSGNSEPKPGKGNWKEKQNSAPLDLPRCGSHGGGRFHGADDDEDDAFWRLSFGEDSAEGNNRGVLRSVRYDSDDEFDVRKSICGGFQKSGRKVEGREGSQKLMGMHKPVTAKDSKWMKNEGVFGKEEFEREAVKKEDRSTASVRNDVLEMLAAVKNQDLPSWNSRTSGLETIEEEALNPETAEEKQSSDWQRLKERKMEHVKSKSEKHRKSLYISRELQRRRTRRSCKVRVCSPRTASRVEICKVKALEDMTKAKLKTESEAQERAVQQVRTGLNSFAVVKCSFDPQKDFRDSMVEMIVEKKITQPEDLEELLACYLTLNSDEYHDLIIKVFRQVWFVMNRTCVGTELQHEQYGSD